GTCCCTGAGGTATTTCTGCAGAACGACGGATAACTGACCAATAAAGGTTGAAAGGCTTCACTCCAGTACACCTAGACCACCTGAAGTCAATATTTCAATGTTGCCCAATACCGTGGCGGAGTAAGCACTCCAGATGTTTTGATCAAAGAGATTGATGATCGTTGCATATGGGATCGATACTCTCAGGGATCCCTCCATATATAGAGCAACATATGGGTACAGTACACCTGGAGACCGTGATAGATACCATTCCTAATGAACACCCCCTACACCAGCCGCATTCGCAGCAACACAATAGAAATGTGCCAACGTCTCCGCACAGTCCCAATCCTTGTTACACAGTACTGCCACCCCCAATCGTCGATTGCCCTCCAGTCAGCTTCCGCACCCACAAGCCCCGGCGCATCAGCATGATTGACATTGTAACGAAACAAAGCCTGACATCTCAAGCACCTCGCCTTGACCGCAAAATCTGGAACCGTCATAGGCAAGCACCTCTCATTGGCATGGTTCGCAAAACGCGCCGCTTGATTCTGCCAGAGTGTAATGGTGCCTGATCTAATAATCTCGGCGGCATTGTCCGACAGAATCCGAGCGACATCCTCTTCTGCGTCGTAGAACTCTTGATACACGGCATCAGATCGTCCGACGACATTGAATGCCGGCTGtccacccccgccgagcAGGACGATCGGCGGCAAGGTTTGACGCTGAGCACGAGCATAATTGGCCGCCGCCCAGAGAGATGTGAAGTGGAACCAGTTGTCTTTGGAAGTGGTGATGACGTGGGTGCCGTTGTTGGCACCGGCACAAACGAACATGACCCGAGGGAGGCCGCGCTGTTGGTATACATGGTTGCGTGGGCGACATGTCAGGAGGTTGTTCAACGAGTTGCGAAAGGCGGCTGGCCAAGACGTGTTAGAAAGATAAAGGTGTGGATACTTTTCCAGGAAGTTACAACATACCCAAATTTGGCGATGTATCAGCGACAATACGTAATAGCAATTCTAGAAACCCCAGAGCACTGATGTTTTGAGAAGTATCCTCATCCGAATTAGTCCATTGATTAATGTCGGTGAGAATCCCTCGGTGTTGGGCGTTATGTGGAAGTTGTTCGGCATTAGGAACGTTGAAAATTCTCCTCTCGATAGTCTCAATCGTAGCGGAAATTCCCCAGAGAAAGTCAAGGAAGTTCAGGTCAGCCGTGGTGGGGAAGCCGCCCCCAAGGCGATACCGACGTTCCCGAGCTACTTCCCCCATCGGACCGAGTACAAGCCAGTAGCCAAGCCGAACAAGATCTACGGCATCATCAAGATGCACTCCACCGGCCCCGTGACCTATCTGAGCGGCAGACACGATGTTGAGAAAGTCTTGATACAGAAGCCAAATGTTTCGAATGGCATCTTGCGCACATTGCCAAGTGTCCTGGAAAATAAACGGCTGGTTTCTGATCTGTCGTCTTGCAGCGGCCCGGGTTGGGGCTCTTTGGTTGTAAATGCGCGGGTGCTCTCTGAAGACAGCCATACTTAAGAGTATTGTTGAAGAGATATTGACAATAATATTGGCAGATGGGACAGGATTTGCTTAGCTAGGAAGAGATAGACGCCAATGCAAGGGACCTTATATGACTCGACTTTGCAGCATCAAGCCCATCCAACCCGTAACATCTAACCATAAACACTAGGAAGGTACTCGGGTTACCTTGGCTATTGAGCAAAGGATCATTCAAGGAGTGCTCTGCGATACTTTCAGCTCATCCTGAGACTTGGCACGCATACCGCCTTGTACTCAGATCCTGTCCCCAGGAGGTGCAAATGGTGATTCAACTCGGATTAAGATCAGTTTTTATCTGTGATAGATAAACTTTATTGGAGAATGTTCGTCAATGCGCCGCTCTCGAGGGGCGTTCATTTTCTGGAATGGCTGTCATCACAACAGCTGAACTTGACTGCGCCCCCATCGAATGCAACCACACCGCTCAGTACATATCCGCGCTCATGATCCAGGCGCAATAGAGTAACCTGAGCAGCTCCAACAGTGAGGAATTGGAATCCAGGGCCACATTTTGCGCCCAGGTAATATATATGCTCGCTCGTTCTTTATGTCGGGCATCTTCTCTCACCACCTAGAACACACTTCCAACATCCATCCATAATAACCGTTCACTTTGCTTAAAGACGATTCCAAGATCCGACATACCCCCTTTATGTCTCACAGCCAACTCCTGACCCCCTTAACCCCTTAACCCCTGACTGAACCCCTATTCACGGGACCCACTTTCTGTTGACATCCCCACTTTCAACACCATGGCAACCCAAAACAATCCCAACTTTCAGGCCATCAAAGATGCAATCACGGAATCCATCCGGAAAGGtttcttccccccatcttccGCGTCATATCTCTTACCAGGCTAACCTTTCACTCCCAGACGGCTTACCcaccgacctcctcgccctcgtccGCTCCAAAACCCGCTCCCCCGAAGCCTACCTCGCCTGGACCCaaaacaacctccttcaAAAGATCAATTCCCCACCAGCTAAACTGCCCGCCGCTGATGCCTTGACAAAGATCCAGTCCCTGCCAgccaacttcaccaacctccaagCCATCATGGCCTTCACCGATGCCCTGA
This genomic stretch from Podospora bellae-mahoneyi strain CBS 112042 chromosome 1 map unlocalized CBS112042p_1.2, whole genome shotgun sequence harbors:
- a CDS encoding uncharacterized protein (antiSMASH:Cluster_1; EggNog:ENOG503PHEG), which produces MAVFREHPRIYNQRAPTRAAARRQIRNQPFIFQDTWQCAQDAIRNIWLLYQDFLNIVSAAQIGHGAGGVHLDDAVDLVRLGYWLVLGPMGEVARERRYRLGGGFPTTADLNFLDFLWGISATIETIERRIFNVPNAEQLPHNAQHRGILTDINQWTNSDEDTSQNISALGFLELLLRIVADTSPNLAAFRNSLNNLLTCRPRNHVYQQRGLPRVMFVCAGANNGTHVITTSKDNWFHFTSLWAAANYARAQRQTLPPIVLLGGGGQPAFNVVGRSDAVYQEFYDAEEDVARILSDNAAEIIRSGTITLWQNQAARFANHANERCLPMTVPDFAVKARCLRCQALFRYNVNHADAPGLVGAEADWRAIDDWGWQYCVTRIGTVRRRWHISIVLLRMRLV